Proteins encoded in a region of the Vibrio sp. CB1-14 genome:
- a CDS encoding arylamine N-acetyltransferase family protein has translation MTPNQLQQYLDKLDITLCGVDSGVVRNTFLASNADLSKLQKAQHRTIPFENFDVFAGDSISLESEVRFEKLVTHSRGGYCFEVNALFLEVLKTLGYHVQPKLARVHLSGTPSGRSHQVTLVTVSEEQWVVDVGFGSNTPRAPIKLVANVEQQADFQVFRFIELEDFGYLLQRRVEEGWLDLYSLDLAFAAKGDIEHANHYTSTSPNAVFTQSITAALATAEGNVTLLDTTLRHRQGEQETKVSELDKHGYFDVVEREFGIVVPEEKRALILARLYS, from the coding sequence ATGACACCAAACCAGTTGCAGCAGTACTTAGATAAATTGGATATCACGCTCTGTGGCGTAGATAGCGGTGTGGTGAGAAATACGTTTTTAGCCAGCAATGCCGATTTGAGCAAGCTGCAAAAAGCTCAACACCGCACGATCCCTTTTGAAAACTTTGATGTGTTTGCTGGTGACAGTATCAGTCTCGAATCTGAGGTGAGATTTGAAAAACTTGTCACGCACTCTCGCGGTGGCTACTGCTTTGAGGTCAATGCACTGTTTTTAGAAGTGCTTAAGACTTTAGGTTATCACGTTCAGCCTAAGCTTGCTCGCGTACACCTCTCTGGCACGCCATCGGGACGAAGCCATCAAGTGACGCTGGTGACGGTTAGTGAAGAGCAATGGGTTGTCGATGTCGGCTTTGGTTCGAATACGCCACGTGCGCCCATCAAGCTGGTGGCCAATGTTGAGCAACAGGCTGATTTCCAAGTGTTTCGGTTTATTGAGCTAGAGGACTTTGGCTACCTTTTACAGCGTAGAGTTGAAGAAGGGTGGCTGGATCTGTATAGCTTAGATTTAGCGTTTGCTGCAAAGGGCGACATCGAGCACGCCAATCACTATACATCGACTAGCCCCAATGCGGTGTTTACCCAGTCTATTACGGCGGCACTTGCTACTGCTGAGGGTAATGTGACGCTACTTGATACCACACTTCGTCATCGTCAGGGGGAGCAAGAAACTAAAGTGAGTGAGCTTGATAAACACGGTTATTTTGACGTTGTGGAGCGGGAGTTTGGGATAGTGGTACCTGAAGAAAAGCGAGCACTCATCTTAGCTCGGCTGTATTCATAA